The genomic segment GAAATCGCCGTCAACCAAATCAATAAACAGAAGAGAACCTGACACTCGAACCCTAATCCCAAAACctccagcttcttcttcatatcaCTCAAAAATCCTTTCTTTTATGACTTAACCACCCAAAATCAAAAGATACGACTGGATCAGAACTGATACGAGTCTTGCTCCAAAAACCACATCACTGAAGAAAATAACCCATTTTTAGGTCACAGAAGCAAAcacagagaagagagatgaagtCAAAACAAAAGGATTGGTGCGCTGTATCAGACAAGCAGATACAAAGATGTTTACagataaacaacaaacaacaacaaccttgAGAGATTTGtaataacaattattaaaaaaaaaaactccaaattgaaattagaaattttgtttctgCGGTCGTTGAAGCTTCTCAATCAACGTACTCTCTCTCAATAACTCTCGTTTGTTGAACAAGTcgaaaccttcttttttttttttctctgatttatttttgagttttttactttatttaagttttttttggttctgttaaAAACGAAGGttcaatgtttttaattttaatagataAAAGATGTTAGTTGAAGTTTCATATTCTCAGGTCTTCTTCCTTTACGCCTTGAAACATCTTGTTTCccaaaacatacaaaagaaGACTAGAATACCAAAATTTACGTTTTTCCTTGGATTAAAACATAagtagaaaatattaattatgatCACTTTAggaacatttttattaattagatcCTTGACCCCTTGCTAAGATTCCTAATTCCCATTATAGAAAGTAAAATTCTTGTAATATTGTCCAACTAGTTCAGCTTTAAAGTTAGATATGAGAAAGTGTGTAAAAATTACCAATTTCTCTAATTAGGAGAAATGATATTATGCACACTACTAATCTAATAATAGAGGACTAGctaacaacccgcacatagtaCGTGCGGATAAATcgatcaaataaaattattatttaagatCTAAAAATCGtgtgtgtaaaacaaaatatataactaatttttattttattttattcaaatttgctattattttgtgtaaaaatatatttcacccgTGAAAACTATGAATTTTAACGTGGTAGAGAAATTTGTATAGactttatttaataaaatatgtgtaattatcaacttaagaaaataatttgttgtttCTTAAAGAACAATAATATAGATTCAAATTAAATGGCTACACAtagttttaattgatttaaatCTATAATGGCATAGAtgtaattagtataattaatgatggttatttgctaaaatgtgGTTCGAGCTCTCTGACgatgacacatcagcatttttcAAGAATGCTTCTCTGTTAATATAAACAAGTGAATTATTATTTAGGAACTAAAGTCCTAGTCATAATAATAGGTTTgctcatatttttgttttatttaatttgcatttaattattttgtgtaaaatatgttttacccgtgaaatatggaaaaattttaaacatagtggaaaaagttttgataaaatgttattaGTAATGCTAatctgtttttttgtgttttaaaaaatcaaattaatatattctttatttcacattattatctacATTGATATGCCAATAAATAGATAAGacaatatttttagaataatcaatttaaactaatcctaagtttaaaaataccatgagaaaatatattaaaattgtaaataatatttttttctccaaatggtaaataataataataataataaagtgtAGTAGTGGTGaaaatttataggaaaaaatGAATGTCTAGGGGTTTCAAAAAATTCAGTATCATGTTAAGATCGCTAAATCAccatttattattaaattattaaaaattcaatatcttattattatgattattgcGATagttatttttgataaaaaattaaatatatttgaatagtcATTGGAATTTTTAAATAGGacacatatttttttcaaaaatttaaattggtgaataaatttaaaattgtttatgaaatgctatttatttttaagattattgtgataattaatttttaaaatatacttgaatagtcatcagattttttaaaattggagaataagttttgcatttcaaaaatttcaaataatgaataagtttttaatagtttgTGAATGTAATTAacttataattaaatatgttatgaaaatgataattaaatgaTTACCTATATTTTATGGTCTTAATAGTCGATTAAGTCgttcatttttttaaactaatataaaaacattatcctatatattctaatgacatatttatgtaaataataatgaaaaaaatattttcttatatattttaatgacacatttaataaatcaaaagtcttgtttttgtaaatatgtttatcttgaGATGCGTAACTgcaattaatttttcaaatcgCTCTGGCGACGATACATCAACATTTTTAACAAAGTGCTTCCCTATATTATATACAGGGGATATAGGGGATTATAATGATTCTTCTACTACTAATTGGGCTTCAATAGTAGACCCAATCTATTTGAAATGTGTAAAGCCTTTCTTACAATATTAAACCCAATCTATTTGAAAAAAGCCCactaaaactttattaatattgtaCTAGGTTTTCACTCGCGGTACATCGCgtgactaaattataaattcttgtattttaaataataatttttaatttatttagttttcaaattcctaattaattaacttttatctaattaatttataattttgtttagaatattttttctccttcttacgttttatacagtttagaacctaattacatgaaatttgttattagatagaatataaaattttaaaatacttagtttcattttcaataattaaactgAGGTATATacctatatggtatgttagtgtatatttttatgtgtatacaaacTTTTTtcggaatattaagaatgtgttgtagtatgtgtaatattttgtagttcatacactaaataatttataagttaattttttaaactatgactataaatctatagtatatgaaataaactaatagttttagtgttggttctatagtccaaatcCGCCATGATAGGTGGATCACACAacatgtttaaatatttttaatttgcaaaaactaatcatacgaaacccgtgaaagtaaattATAGTATGTGAGGTTAAAAGtaattttatcaaatcaatttttcaaatttttatcaagtaAAGAACAATATTTAGGTAATACaaggggtgaacctcttcattcacctccttctaaaataaggaaataaaatatgtataaatttgcaattatgtttgttaccttttaaaatatttggtttctatttaaaaaatggaatataggtaaaattaatttgtttattaaacaaattatttaattttaatggcATGTTTGTAAATAAGTGCCaacttcaagatttattttataaatgtatatatagattattgggtgtatatataaaaaaattatatatagagtaGAACAATATGTAACGTAAGtttgaataataaatataataaataataaaggatttcagttttttaatatagatgGCTAAAGAATTATAAAGATCTGAGTGAAAAAATTGGTTGTTTGTGAGAAAGAACGTGAAAAATTAAAGTTAGATAGCCGTTAAGTCCATTGCATGTCGAGACGtgtaaagaaagaagagatgagagaaaaaaaaaatcgaaacgcTTCTAATTAATTTGCATTTCTCTAGGTAATTGATGCACTACACTGCCAAAAGCTTGAGCTAACGGCTACATCTTCTTTACTTTCACCATAAATAAGCACTTCTCTTCTTGAGGTTgcaaataaacacaaacaatttATAGAGAGAGATAACCTTCTAATTAAGAGAGAGTTGATAAGAGTTTTGGATCAGAGATGGGTTTGGTCAGGAGGTTCGACTTTGATCTTTACTTGATCATTGTGATGTTGATGGGTTTGGGGTTTACGATGTCAAATGGGTACAAGTTCTATGTTGGTGGGAGGGATGGTTGGGTCCTTACTCCTTCCGAGGATTATTCTCTTTGGTCTCACCGAAACCGGTTTCAAGTCAACGACACTCTTCGTAagtctttctcctcttctcttccatATAGACAATGTGTCAATACTAatggaaaaataattttgatttatacaAAGATTTTAAGTACGCCAAGGGAAAAGATTCAGTGTTGGAGGTGAGTGAACAAGAGTACAACACATGCAACACGACTCATCCATTGACTTCCCTCTCAGACGGAGACTCTCTCTTTCTACTTAGCCACTCAGGTTCCTTCTTTTTCATCAGTGGCAACTCTCAAAACTGTCTCAAAGGCCAGAAACTAGCCGTCAAGGTCTTGTCCACCGTCCATCACAGCCACTCTCCTCGTCATACCTCTCCCTCCCCGTCTCCGTCACCTTCACTGTCTACAATCCATCAGGGTTTGTCCTCGCCGGGGCCTTCTCCAGGACTGGAACCATCATCTGATTCACACACTCATGTTCCGGCTCCAGGGCCAGCGTTGGCTCACAATTCGGCCGGTATGTTTGGTCCGGGGTTGGTGGTTTTTGTGATTATGATAAGTTCTATGTTTTAGGGGTTTTTAAATTGTCGCTGGTCATTAAATTTGTGAGAGTTCCCTCTACAGTTGAGTTTCATATTTACCTGCAATTCTGCATGTTTTGTTGTTAGTATGTTTGAAGCATATGTAACCATTTTTAATGTGTTTCCCCTGTCTCGTAATTTGTTCTTGCTTAAGAGAATATTTAAATAGAGCTTTTGTATTACTTAATTAGATgcgaattttttttcttttatgttttaattatgaTCATGCTATAGCTATACGTACGTATCTGCTCATGCAAAACTTCTCCACATACTTAAATCTTGTCGTTGAAACATAGTTTTGTATAttacgaaattaaaa from the Camelina sativa cultivar DH55 chromosome 12, Cs, whole genome shotgun sequence genome contains:
- the LOC104730514 gene encoding early nodulin-like protein 2 — translated: MGLVRRFDFDLYLIIVMLMGLGFTMSNGYKFYVGGRDGWVLTPSEDYSLWSHRNRFQVNDTLHFKYAKGKDSVLEVSEQEYNTCNTTHPLTSLSDGDSLFLLSHSGSFFFISGNSQNCLKGQKLAVKVLSTVHHSHSPRHTSPSPSPSPSLSTIHQGLSSPGPSPGLEPSSDSHTHVPAPGPALAHNSAGMFGPGLVVFVIMISSMF